The Amaranthus tricolor cultivar Red isolate AtriRed21 chromosome 6, ASM2621246v1, whole genome shotgun sequence genome has a segment encoding these proteins:
- the LOC130815311 gene encoding uncharacterized protein LOC130815311 has protein sequence MLICKVWFLSESCQEEGISGMYGFCDANMLSPLSPIEKEEDRSYYMASIFACNNAKNKNQLFMAPYYENRHWMLAIISPWKGLVYWLDPAGVENKVRENARKIIYEGLVKFSMVHQKDLKKIKKNPKVGWNKLKCPRQPQDAKYSGYYVCRYMLETIESRQQLILEEFSPWAPSTYSQESIDQIRDLWISYVVKHRQQKLEKEAEDLDDVLQDHIDGNYYRLEFMKNFDDI, from the exons ATGCTAATATGCAAGGTATGGTTTTTGAGTGAATCTTGTCAAGAAGAAGGTATCTCCGGCATGTATGGTTTTTGTGATGCTAATATGCTTTCTCCATTATCACCAATAGAGAAAGAAGAGGATCGATCTTACTACATGGCTAGCATTTTCGCATGTAATAATGCTAAGAACAAAAACCAATTATTCATGGCACCTTATTACGAAAA TCGGCATTGGATGTTAGCAATTATTAGTCCATGGAAGGGATTGGTTTATTGGTTAGATCCTGCTGGTGTGGAAAATAAAGTGCGTGAAAATGCtcgtaaaattatttatga GGGGCTTGTGAAGTTTAGCATGGTCCATCAAAAGgatctcaaaaaaattaaaaagaatcctaAAGTTGGTTGGAACAAACTAAAA TGTCCTCGTCAACCTCAAGACGCCAAATACAGTGGATATTATGTATGCCGTTATATGCTTGAGACTATTGAAAGTAGGCAACAATTGATTTTGGAGGAG TTTTCCCCTTGGGCTCCTTCAACTTATTCTCAGGAGAGCATTGATCAAATTCGAGATTTATGGATTTCTTACGTTGTCAAACATAGGCAACAAAAATTGGAGAAGGAAGCAGAAGATTTGGATGATGTGTTACAAGATCATATCGATGGAAATTATTACAGATTAGAATTCATGAAGAATTTTGATGACATTTGA